The sequence TAAAATGCTGCTTAACACTGGAACAATAATCAGCCCCCCACCAATGCCCAAAAGCCCGGCAAGAAAACCAACACCACTGCCTAGTAACGCACAGTAGAAAATCAACAACAGCAATTCACTCATTTCATCCATCTCTTATTCAATTAATTATCTTAAATAACACAGTATTAATGTGGTTATATTTCCATTAAGCTAATTAATATAACTGACACCGGATTGAATATTCAAACATATAGATCATGAAGATTCTTCATGATGAATGTGAAGTAATACCATTATTAATCCCACTCCCATCCACGTATAAAAACCTTAAGCAAATAAATTTATACGACACTTTTAGTGAAGACAGCCTCGATTCTTAATCCGGTCACAAGCAAAAATAAAGCATTTAATTATTAAAGACCGAGAGAATCAGACAACGAATTGGGATACCAGATCAACATGAATAATGAATTTAACTTTACGATTAAGAGCATTAGCCTCGACGAAAACTACCAGCCTGCAGACAGCACGCGTATCACAACTAACTTTGCTAACTTGGCTCGTGGCGACAGCCGTCAAGCGAACTTACGTAACGCACTCCAAATGATTGACAACAGTTTCAATGCCTTAGCACATTGGGACAACCCAAAGGGCGACCGCTACTCTGTAGAGCTTGAAATCATTTCTGTTGATATGGACATCGAAAGCAACGGCGAAGCATTCCCTTCAATTGAAGTGCTAAAAACAAACATCTTGGACCACAAAACGAATGAGCGCATTGAAGGTATTATCGGGAATAACTTCTCTTCTTATGTTCGTGATTATGATTTCAGCGTATTACTTTTAGACCATAATAAAGGCCAAGATAAATTCAGTATTCCAGCCGATTTTGGTGATTTACACGGTAAGCTGTTTAAATATTTCGTTAACTCTCAAGCGTACAAAGAGAACTTTAAGAAACCACCGGTTATTTGTTTGAGTGTTTCAGATAATAAAACTTATTACCGTACTGAAAACCAACACCCAGTATTAGGTTTTGAATACCAACCGAATGAGTCTTCTTTAACTGAACAATATTTCAAGAAGATGGGATTACAGGTTCGTTATTTCATGCCGCCAAACAGTGTTGCTCCTCTGGCTTTCTATTTCTTTGGTGATCTGCTGAACGATTACTCTAACCTAGAACTTATCAGCACCATCAGTACCATGGGTACTTTCCAGAAGATCTACCGCCCTGAGATTTACAACGCGAACGCCGTTGCGGGCAACTGCTACCAACCAAACTTGAAAAACTTGGATCACTCACTGACTCAAATCGTGTATGACCGAGAAGAACGAAGCAAGCTAGCTGTTGAACAAGGTAAGTTCGCAGAAGAAAACTTCATTAAGCCATATCAGTCGGTACTAGAGAACTGGTCTGCCAACTACGCGCTGTAATCGAGCTATTTTACGCGCATTAGGAAACGTACGATCCACTTTAGGAATCTAAGGACAGGCAGAATCATTATGAAAACACTATTACCGACTTCAACAGCAGGCAGTTTGCCTAAGCCATCTTGGCTAGCACAACCAGAAACACTTTGGTCTCCATGGAAACTGGAAGGCGACGAACTAACGGATGGCAAACAGGATGCGCTGCGTGTGTCTTTGCATGAGCAACAGCAAGCCGGCATAGATATCGTGAGTGATGGCGAACAAACCCGCCAACACTTTGTGACCACCTTCATTGAACACCTGAATGGTGTCGATTTCGAGAAGCGTGAGACCGTTAAAATCCGTGACCGCTACGATGCAAGTGTACCGACAGTGGTTGGCCCAGTTTCTCGTCAGAAATCGGTATTTGTTGAAGATGCTAAATTCTTACGTCAGCAAACCGACCAACCTATAAAATGGGCTTTGCCGGGGCCTATGACCATGATTGACACTCTTTACGATGCACATTACCAAAGCCGTGAAAAACTGGCGTGGGAATTTGCAAAGATCCTCAACGAAGAAGCCAAAGAACTTGAAGCTGCTGGCGTGGATATTATTCAGTTCGATGAGCCCGCATTTAACGTGTTCTTTGATGAAGTGAACGATTGGGGTATCGCTTGTTTGGAAAGAGCCATTGAAGGCCTTAAATGCGAAACCGCAGTCCATATTTGCTATGGCTACGGCATCAAAGCAAACACAGATTGGAAGAAGACACTAGGCACTGAGTGGCGCCAATATGAAGAAGTCTTCCCTAAGCTACAGCAATCAAATATCGATATCATCTCATTAGAGTGTCACAACTCTCATGTACCACTTGAACTGCTTGAGCTTGTTCGCGGCAAGAAAGTGATGGTTGGCGCTATTGATGTTGCTACAGATTCTATTGAAACACCGGAAGAAGTGGCTAGCACGCTAAGAGAAACACTTAAGTATGTTGATCCCGACAAGCTCTACCCTTGCACCAACTGCGGTATGGCTCCCCTACCTCGCGACATTGCCTCAGCTAAGCTGAATGCACTCAGCGCTGGCGCAGAGATCGTTCGTAAAGAGCTTTCAGCGTAACGGCTGATCTGAATAGAAAAACTAAATCTTGAAGCCTAAGTATCGAATGATGCTTAGGCTTTTCTCGTATTAAGTGAAGCGTGTTACTCAAAGCTCTCGCTTACCAAGTTTTATCCAAGTCTTGAGCGTATAAGGAGATCGCTCTTTGGTACTCTTTGATCGCATCACTATTGGTTGTAGAAACCAACAACTCCAGTAGCAGAGACGTCGCTTCTTTATGGCGACCTAAATTGTACAGACACATCGCGTAGAAAGGCTGAACTTCAAGAGATTCAGGATACTCAGCCATCGTCTGTTCGAAATAGCTTAAAGCCTCTGCATAAAGCCCTAGACTTCGATAAGTACTCGCCAACCCGAAAAGCGCATCAAAGCGTTCTGTAGAAGTAAGTTCGCCCAAAAGAGACAGCAAATAATGCTCGATAGCCTGCTGTTCTTTACCTTGGTTGTCGTAAGACCAAGCTATCTGCAAGTGCGCTTTCGCAGCATACTTTTCATCATCGAGCAGTGCCGCCAGCAAGTCTCGTGACTCTTGATACTTGGCTTCTTTTCGCAACTCGATGGCTTGTTTGATAATGGTGTCCATAACTCTCCCTAACGCTTAAGTGCTGTGCTATGCGTTCATTTCCTCGAACATCTGTTTGTAAGATTGAGTTTGTAGTGCTGATTGAGTCAGCCCAAACCGACTGGCTAATAACTCCAATTCATCTTTATAAACCGATAACTTAGACTCATCGTCCGTCATGATAGCGAACTCTGCAAAATCACCGATACCCTTTAGTGAGTCGACAGTAATATGAAATTCGCCCACGAAGTAAATACTGCGCGTCTTCTGCGCTTTTAGAATCACTTCGTAACCCAAATTTTCAAGCATACTCTTAGCATTCGACGCATCGGTGATGTTTGTCGCTTCGCATCGGTCAGACTCTGGGCCTTTTACAATCCATAGCTTAATGCCTGAGGGCTCCATTGTCCGAATGCACAAACTCTTGTTTTGAGCTTGTAAGCTTCTGTCTGGGCTATCGAAATACCAATCGCACTCAAGGTTATCTTGGAGCATCACTTCGTGGGGAATAAGACTCAATGTCTTCAAAAATTCTGATTTAGAATCGAGACGATACTTAAGCTCTACTTCGTATCTACCTTGGAAATGGTCGTTAGTCATATACTAGCTCGGTGCAAAAAAAGGGATACTAGCACACCCACAGAGCCTGAAATACAAACTGGCGCACAACACAAACCAAAGCTGTGGAACTATATTCGACACGCTAACACACGCTGCCATTCATCTTGGTTCATTGCCCCTTTCGGAAGGTAGATGTTGCGTTTTTGCATCGCACCTTTCGTGTAGGAAAGCTTGATAACAGACCCGATACCAAAAGGAAGAATATTTCCCTGTAACTTGATATCGCAAGCGTGACCATCGAAACAAACATGGTTGTTCGATACTTCAAAAGAGCGATTGCGGAACTGCCACCACAACATTACGACTTTTAATACCGCAACAGCACTGAACATCAACCCAATAGTAGGTAGTGATTGAGGGTTACCATCAAATAACCAATAAATAGACACTAATAAGAACACAGCGAGTGCGAACTCAAGCAGAGTATATTTAACAAAATTTAATCGGATACGGCTATCCATGGAACCTTCCTTGTAGTGAATCCAAACGTAGCTCCATTTCAACCAAGCCTTTAATCTCGGAAAGTTTGGTGAAGCCTTTTGATTGATAAAGCTTAATGGCGGGATTCTCACTGAACACGCGCAACACTAACTGAGCCGATGCTTGATTGTTCGCATGTTCGATCACTAAATCTAAACACTTAGCACCAAAGCCTCGGCCTTGATGTTCAGCTAATATCTGAAAGTCTCTGAGAAACGTGGTGTCACTGGTATAGCTGAATCGAATAACTCCAATACGGTTACCACCAACATAAACTTCATAGTTATCCAGCTCATCCCAACTTCGTAAAAACTGACTATGACCCCAAGCAACGTCGCGAGCCTGATAGTAACTCGCCATATTCGTTTTGGTGATCGATTCAGCGAACTGAGGATCTGAACCTTTGACCAGCTTTACTTCCATATTGTTTTCCTTACCTTCAAGTTGCTCCCTAATACTGCATCCAAAAATGCCATAAGTATTGAATCAAAAACGTTAAGAAGATTTAAGAGACATATCTGCGTCTAAAGCCTTTTCCAACCACATTGAACTGATGTATTGGCCACTTTTCTTTGCATATTCATTGAACACACCAACTTCTCGAAAGCCAAAATGCTTATGCAGAGCGATAGATGCCTCATTAGGTAATGCCACACCGGAAAGAACTCGATGAACACCGAAATCAATGATTGATGCGAAGAGCTGAGAATACAACTTAGAGCCTATCCCTTTACCTTTTGCATCTTCAGTTAAATAAATGGTGACTTCAGCTGTATCTTCAAATGCCGATGTAGCTCTGTATTGTTGAGAGCATGCGAAACCAAGTAGCGAGTCGTTTTCGGTTGCGACGTAAAGTTGATATTTACTATTGCTCGAGAATTGAGAGAACCATTGCTGTCGATTTTCCAACGTAAACTTCTCTTCTTCAAAGCGCGCATTGGTATGTTCAATATAAAAGTTGAAGATATCAGTAACTCCTTCAACGTCAGACAATGTTCCTATTCTAATGTCCATGTAATGTCCTTTTTCAATTGTGCTTAACACCCAAACCAACACATAAAATACACAACACACGTAGATTCATCTTTCGAGAGTGAGCTATGAACATTCCAGCCAACTGTACTCCATTTGACGCGCAACTTTCTTGGCAAACTGTAGGCCGTTATGTACTGATACCAAATGTAAGCTCATGTCTATACCTGCCGAGATACCGCCAGATGTAGTGAATTTACCTGATGCCACCCATCGTTTATCACTAATCACATTTAAACTTGGGAATTGCTGCGCTAAGTCGGAGATGTCTTCCCAATGAGTTGTTACTGTTAACCCCTCAAGTAAGCCGGCTTTCGCTAAAAGAAATACACCAGTACAAACAGACACGACTTGTGAGGCCGATTCTGAAACAGAGGATATCCAGTCGAGCACATATGGCTTGTTCATTTCGTCAGTATGTACACCACCAACGACCATCAACAAATCTATTTTGGGGTGGTTATTTAACGAGTAGTCAGACAATACCTTAAAACCGCCGCGAGCTATAATCGGTTCTACGGTTTCGGAGATTAAGAACACATTTAGATCTTCAGCACCTAAACGTTTTGCAGTGCAAAAAACTTCAAATGGGCCAGAAAAGTCGAGAACTTCTGCTTGATTATAAATATAAATTCCGATGTTCATTGCACCTCCATGTACAACTTCATTAATAACTAGAATTTACCATAAACATCTTGTTCGGCTAATTCATACAACCCATTAAGGGTTCTTAACTTTACCCATTTTAGTCAGGATGCCTTTGCCCTTCTCATAAACAAGAGATAAACCAAAGTAAACTGAAACCCACAAGACAAAATCAAGAGCGGCTAACTTGATATCAAGTGGATCTGAAAAGATGTTATAGGTGTGCCCAAACTTTGCTTCAATTGATTTAACTAAAATCACTGTAGCGATAAAAATCACAATCCTCATGAGTTTCCCTATCTATACGTTTAAACTAAATCGTACACATGCGTGTGGATATTGTTTAAGTTATTCCAAGTATATAATGCGTTTATGGCCCTACATGTCATCGACCTTTTCTATAAACCAAGTTCCTTGGCATGGGCCATTGGTTAAGTGCCACCGGCCGTCAAATCTATTGCTACTGCCATGTGCGGAAAAACGATAATCCCATTGGCGATGTTTGGCATATAGGCGTAAGTCACCGCTTTCTGTCACCCAACCTTCTAATGGTGTTCCGTTGTAGGTAAGCCTTAGCGTGGCTTTACCCTCACGAATGGATCCGGTGATGGTTGTTCGTTCACACATATTATTGCCAGTGGTGTTAATGCGACGGCCTAGCCACTCACCGTCGAATTCGGTAGAAGGAACAAATTGGGGACTATCAGGAAGTTTAGGGAACGACTCGGAATTATTAGATCCGAACCACAGAAACTCACGACCAACGAGGATGAAGACAACAAAACCGACTGATATCGCTATCAAAAATCCCTTTTTCATTAGCCTCTTCCCTAATCAGCTGACCTTAAGAAAAGAACCCTAACATAATGAAAAATAATAACTTACCATCAATTTAATTAATTTTGACATATTCCACAAATTGCATTCAAATGTTGAATATAGAGAAAGCGGCATCGTACAAAAATGCCGCGCATTGATAATCAATTATGTGCAGTGTCGAAAGATCTGCACAGAACGCCCTAACCTTCCAAGGCATTACGCCAATATTGCACCGTTTTATCAGACACAGAACCGTTTTCATTCGCTGCTGCGATCAAGAAGTCACATAAGTTGGTCGCAACCTCTTCATTAGCTAACAAATACAAACTGCGAATTGCTCGCGTCAACCGAAGTTGGTTATGGTCGTGATTCTTCAACCATACATGGTTCGCTGGGCTAAGTGGCAAGGATGACGATATTTCACTCCCTTTCCGCTGCATACCCCAAAACTCAAGCATCAGATCAAGCACTTGTAGATGAGCTGTGCGGAGCGCTTCTGAATTAGCAAAAAGCACCCTATCTTCTTGAGTAACCAACGGTGCATGTTGATTAAACTTAGTCCCCTCATCGATTGGGAAAAACACTTGAATATACTTATGGTCGTGCTCCAACCAAAAGTGATTGTAAGCTAACAACTGTTCAATATTACGACCAAATTTGTCTGGCACTTCACCAGAGATAAAGCGAGCGATCTCACTCATTTAAAATCCTACTGACAATAAACCCCCACTTGCGGGCAAATACATTATTACGCAGTAATCAGTGAAAAGCCTAGTCCTTTACATTGTAAGTACCCATCTGGCTTCCGGCTCACTTTTCGAGTAAACGACACTGGGACTCTGCGACACATTTTAGCTCTGCTGCATGTTCAGGGAATCGTTCGTGAAGAAAATACAATGCATCCGCTGGCGTTATCTGGAGACATACACGGCACTAATGTGGTGTTTTGTTCTCGTTGGCATTGGCGTTGGCGTTGGCGTTGGCGTAGTGTATGAGTTTTAGACTTAAGCCAGCAACCAGTGTGTTAATAACTGAGTACTAAAACCTGAACGACTAAAAGAGATAGGTAATATAGGCACCGAAGGGTTACATCTTTCAAAGAAAAAAACCTTCAGAAAGCGTCCTTCGGTGCATACAATTTCAAGCGACTGACATCAATGACTAGCGTAAGTCGCTAACATAAGAGACTAGCGTAAGCGTCTCAACACAACCTGCTGGTCAAGCTCATTCTGATAGTCCGTGTAATCAAGCCCTTGATCAAATATGTACTCAGTGACAAGGGTACGAATGCACTCAACTAATGTGCTTGCTTGCCAAGGTTTTTCAAAGTAACGGTCGATGCCTGCTGCATTAATCGCATTGATAGTATCAGTATGAGTGGCCTGCCCCGTAAGAAGAATTTTCTTTGTATTCGGAAAGCGGCTGTCATGGAACACTTCAGTGAGTAACTCCACACCCGTTTTCCCTGGCATCACATGATCAGACACGATGACGGTAATGTGTTCGCCTTCTGCGTCAAGTTCATCAATGAGATCAAGCACTTCTTGCGCTGATTCACAATCTTCAATATTCAGCCAACTCGCCAGCGGCTCTAAATCTTGTATCACTGCGCTCAGTACTTCTCTCTGGTCATCGACACAGATTAAATTAAGCTTCTCCATGTTCACCCTCTATTGGTAACTTGATTCTAAATACAGTTTTAGAAGCATCACTTTTCACAATGACACTTCCGCCATAACCTGCCACAATCCGCTTAACTACTGATAAACCCAAGCCCAATCCAAACGATAAACCACCTTTTTTAGTGGTGAAGTTGGGCTGAAATACCTTTCTACGAGTCGCCTCGTCTATCTCAGGGCCGTTATTCGCGATCGTAACTAATATTCTTTTCTTACTTAATCTGGTTTGAATCTCTATTGCAGCATCATCTGAATTCGACATTGCATCACAAGCATTCTTTACAATGTTGACCCAAATCTGAACGAGCTCTGTTTTCGAGCCTTTAAAAGACGGTAGATCCGCAGGGCTCAATCGCACAGACACTCTACGTAACTCACTTTGTAACAACGATAAGGCATGGTTAATGGAGTCGTTAATATCTACCGCTTCTTCGGTGTCGATATCAACTCTGCCAAGTTGTTTAACCGATTTTACAATGCCGACAGTGTGTCTAGATGCCAAACGTAAATCATGTAAATCACAGCCCATCTGCCAAAAACGAATCGCTTCTTCTGGATTTTTCAGCCAATGCTTTGAAATAACGTCTGTTGCAGATAAAGCATCAATTGGAATCGCCTTTGCAAGAGAGCGAGCAGTGTTTTTGTCTAAACCATATTTTCTTTCAAATTGTCGCCCACGTGTTCGCGCTTCTGACGACGACGCTTTCTGACCATGCATTAACCCAAAATCG is a genomic window of Vibrio sp. ED004 containing:
- a CDS encoding DUF1852 domain-containing protein, which encodes MNNEFNFTIKSISLDENYQPADSTRITTNFANLARGDSRQANLRNALQMIDNSFNALAHWDNPKGDRYSVELEIISVDMDIESNGEAFPSIEVLKTNILDHKTNERIEGIIGNNFSSYVRDYDFSVLLLDHNKGQDKFSIPADFGDLHGKLFKYFVNSQAYKENFKKPPVICLSVSDNKTYYRTENQHPVLGFEYQPNESSLTEQYFKKMGLQVRYFMPPNSVAPLAFYFFGDLLNDYSNLELISTISTMGTFQKIYRPEIYNANAVAGNCYQPNLKNLDHSLTQIVYDREERSKLAVEQGKFAEENFIKPYQSVLENWSANYAL
- a CDS encoding methionine synthase, producing the protein MKTLLPTSTAGSLPKPSWLAQPETLWSPWKLEGDELTDGKQDALRVSLHEQQQAGIDIVSDGEQTRQHFVTTFIEHLNGVDFEKRETVKIRDRYDASVPTVVGPVSRQKSVFVEDAKFLRQQTDQPIKWALPGPMTMIDTLYDAHYQSREKLAWEFAKILNEEAKELEAAGVDIIQFDEPAFNVFFDEVNDWGIACLERAIEGLKCETAVHICYGYGIKANTDWKKTLGTEWRQYEEVFPKLQQSNIDIISLECHNSHVPLELLELVRGKKVMVGAIDVATDSIETPEEVASTLRETLKYVDPDKLYPCTNCGMAPLPRDIASAKLNALSAGAEIVRKELSA
- a CDS encoding tetratricopeptide repeat protein; protein product: MDTIIKQAIELRKEAKYQESRDLLAALLDDEKYAAKAHLQIAWSYDNQGKEQQAIEHYLLSLLGELTSTERFDALFGLASTYRSLGLYAEALSYFEQTMAEYPESLEVQPFYAMCLYNLGRHKEATSLLLELLVSTTNSDAIKEYQRAISLYAQDLDKTW
- the cyaB gene encoding class IV adenylate cyclase codes for the protein MTNDHFQGRYEVELKYRLDSKSEFLKTLSLIPHEVMLQDNLECDWYFDSPDRSLQAQNKSLCIRTMEPSGIKLWIVKGPESDRCEATNITDASNAKSMLENLGYEVILKAQKTRSIYFVGEFHITVDSLKGIGDFAEFAIMTDDESKLSVYKDELELLASRFGLTQSALQTQSYKQMFEEMNA
- a CDS encoding GNAT family N-acetyltransferase, producing the protein MEVKLVKGSDPQFAESITKTNMASYYQARDVAWGHSQFLRSWDELDNYEVYVGGNRIGVIRFSYTSDTTFLRDFQILAEHQGRGFGAKCLDLVIEHANNQASAQLVLRVFSENPAIKLYQSKGFTKLSEIKGLVEMELRLDSLQGRFHG
- a CDS encoding GNAT family N-acetyltransferase — its product is MDIRIGTLSDVEGVTDIFNFYIEHTNARFEEEKFTLENRQQWFSQFSSNSKYQLYVATENDSLLGFACSQQYRATSAFEDTAEVTIYLTEDAKGKGIGSKLYSQLFASIIDFGVHRVLSGVALPNEASIALHKHFGFREVGVFNEYAKKSGQYISSMWLEKALDADMSLKSS
- a CDS encoding DJ-1/PfpI family protein, whose amino-acid sequence is MNIGIYIYNQAEVLDFSGPFEVFCTAKRLGAEDLNVFLISETVEPIIARGGFKVLSDYSLNNHPKIDLLMVVGGVHTDEMNKPYVLDWISSVSESASQVVSVCTGVFLLAKAGLLEGLTVTTHWEDISDLAQQFPSLNVISDKRWVASGKFTTSGGISAGIDMSLHLVSVHNGLQFAKKVARQMEYSWLECS
- a CDS encoding opioid growth factor receptor-related protein encodes the protein MSEIARFISGEVPDKFGRNIEQLLAYNHFWLEHDHKYIQVFFPIDEGTKFNQHAPLVTQEDRVLFANSEALRTAHLQVLDLMLEFWGMQRKGSEISSSLPLSPANHVWLKNHDHNQLRLTRAIRSLYLLANEEVATNLCDFLIAAANENGSVSDKTVQYWRNALEG
- a CDS encoding response regulator, translating into MEKLNLICVDDQREVLSAVIQDLEPLASWLNIEDCESAQEVLDLIDELDAEGEHITVIVSDHVMPGKTGVELLTEVFHDSRFPNTKKILLTGQATHTDTINAINAAGIDRYFEKPWQASTLVECIRTLVTEYIFDQGLDYTDYQNELDQQVVLRRLR
- a CDS encoding ATP-binding protein, giving the protein MYQQKLEALIDRYFNQTERRVTCRAGNTIIEQSALNTRLYYVFSGELEGFYTDANTPQVRVFSAGSGAFIGVHSFFSGNWTASSTVVAKTDVELAWIDKDTPAEDERKFGPLTAQFTPVIVNELSRRQRRATQEAIAKQKALEKLHTAEQMTTLGQLAAGIAHELNNAIGVVNSKSGRLETVIMDLLEEVHPEASQFFDFGLMHGQKASSSEARTRGRQFERKYGLDKNTARSLAKAIPIDALSATDVISKHWLKNPEEAIRFWQMGCDLHDLRLASRHTVGIVKSVKQLGRVDIDTEEAVDINDSINHALSLLQSELRRVSVRLSPADLPSFKGSKTELVQIWVNIVKNACDAMSNSDDAAIEIQTRLSKKRILVTIANNGPEIDEATRRKVFQPNFTTKKGGLSFGLGLGLSVVKRIVAGYGGSVIVKSDASKTVFRIKLPIEGEHGEA